In Chitinophaga nivalis, a single genomic region encodes these proteins:
- a CDS encoding GNAT family N-acetyltransferase, producing MILIKQLSGFSPAAFASFGHNGYTSDQAFEVTKKVAADEMTLCLKLIDLRIPYVKDWEEDEASFATYEQLIAEGHSFGAYDADQLVGVVICEARTWNNTLWIDLMMIAQSHRRKGIGALLLQQVSRHAVGKGFRLVGLETQHTNAPAIKFYQQQGFEITGLDLRLYEQENEVAFFMSKKLREN from the coding sequence ATGATCCTGATAAAACAACTATCCGGTTTCAGCCCTGCAGCATTTGCCTCATTTGGGCATAATGGTTACACCTCAGATCAGGCCTTCGAAGTCACCAAAAAAGTTGCTGCAGATGAAATGACCCTTTGTTTAAAACTGATTGACCTACGGATTCCATATGTAAAGGACTGGGAAGAAGATGAAGCCTCTTTTGCTACATATGAACAGCTGATTGCGGAAGGACATTCGTTTGGCGCTTATGATGCAGACCAGCTGGTAGGTGTAGTCATCTGTGAAGCCCGCACCTGGAACAACACCCTGTGGATAGACCTGATGATGATTGCACAATCGCACAGACGGAAAGGCATCGGCGCCCTCTTATTGCAACAGGTATCCAGGCATGCCGTTGGCAAAGGATTCCGCCTCGTAGGCCTCGAAACACAGCATACCAATGCACCCGCAATAAAATTTTACCAGCAGCAGGGATTTGAAATAACAGGTCTTGACTTACGCCTGTATGAACAAGAAAACGAAGTCGCATTTTTCATGAGTAAAAAGCTGAGGGAAAACTAA
- a CDS encoding serine hydrolase domain-containing protein, giving the protein MMTYPFLLLWSCLSNSPTADSTLTIPQVDRTVHAYMQRYQVPGMAVAITLHGKLVYAKGYGQADTTQHTPVTPASLFRIASVSKSITAVAILKLVSDKKLSLNDLVFGPKGRLGIRYGHRPYSPYLRQVTIRHLLQHTAGGWTNNARDPMFLYPQLTADSLISRILDTAPLQHRPGAVYAYSNFGYCILARIIEKVTGMSYEQYVQTALLAPAGISTMQIGGNTVADRKPGEVTYYGQQQEQPYIYNITRMDGHGGWIASATDLARFLVRVDGFATPPDLLDRTTLRLMTTPSAANPSYAAGWLVNAWQSWWHAGALPGTASEIVRTARGFNWVVLCNTRSDKGFFNDLDGLIWEAVNDPATRWPEADLF; this is encoded by the coding sequence ATGATGACCTATCCCTTCCTGCTGCTGTGGAGCTGTTTGAGCAACAGCCCCACAGCAGATAGTACCTTGACGATTCCCCAGGTAGACCGGACCGTACACGCCTATATGCAGCGGTATCAGGTGCCTGGTATGGCGGTTGCCATTACCCTGCATGGCAAACTGGTATATGCTAAAGGTTATGGCCAGGCAGATACCACCCAACATACACCGGTAACACCCGCCAGCCTGTTCCGCATTGCCAGTGTATCCAAGTCCATCACGGCAGTGGCTATACTAAAACTGGTTTCCGATAAAAAACTATCGCTGAACGATTTGGTATTCGGGCCTAAGGGGCGACTGGGTATCCGCTATGGGCATCGGCCCTACTCCCCCTACCTCCGGCAGGTAACTATCCGGCATCTGCTACAGCATACCGCAGGTGGCTGGACCAATAACGCCCGGGACCCGATGTTTCTTTATCCCCAACTTACTGCCGACTCCCTGATTTCCCGCATCCTGGATACCGCTCCCCTGCAACACCGGCCGGGTGCTGTTTATGCCTATTCCAATTTCGGCTACTGTATACTTGCCCGGATCATTGAAAAGGTAACCGGCATGTCTTACGAACAGTATGTACAAACCGCATTGCTGGCGCCGGCAGGAATTTCTACCATGCAGATAGGCGGCAACACCGTCGCCGACCGCAAGCCCGGCGAAGTAACCTACTATGGCCAGCAACAGGAGCAACCCTATATCTACAACATCACCCGGATGGATGGCCATGGTGGCTGGATTGCTTCGGCAACCGACCTTGCCCGTTTCCTGGTACGGGTAGATGGTTTTGCTACGCCGCCGGATTTACTGGACAGGACAACGCTCCGTCTCATGACCACTCCGTCCGCTGCCAATCCCAGCTATGCAGCCGGCTGGCTGGTGAATGCGTGGCAAAGCTGGTGGCATGCCGGCGCCTTGCCCGGTACGGCCAGCGAGATTGTGCGCACCGCCCGCGGATTTAACTGGGTGGTACTTTGCAATACCCGTTCCGACAAAGGATTTTTTAATGACCTGGATGGCCTGATCTGGGAAGCGGTCAATGATCCTGCTACCCGGTGGCCGGAAGCAGATTTATTCTGA
- a CDS encoding PhzF family phenazine biosynthesis protein, with the protein MDLQQIDIYQVDAFTMNIFGGNPAAVCVLQQWLPTPVLQQIAAENFLPETAFFIPGKTATDFELRWFTPEIEMDLCGHATLATAHVLFHHIGVPGNNITFSSNSGVLPVSKKGAILTLDFPSRPPEPATLPSVFLEGLGVTPTAVFKSRDYVVLYEHESIIRQLQPNPALIHQLNIDPGGIVVTAPGESVDFVSRFFTPQASIFEDPVTGSAHCSLIPFWSKRLNKTTLTAQQLSARIGELYCTDQGDRVLIGGACKTYLVGKIFVPTHHFAG; encoded by the coding sequence ATGGACTTACAACAAATCGACATCTATCAGGTAGATGCCTTTACAATGAATATATTCGGCGGCAATCCCGCAGCGGTATGTGTATTGCAGCAGTGGCTGCCCACACCTGTGCTGCAACAGATTGCAGCAGAAAACTTTCTCCCGGAAACGGCCTTTTTTATACCCGGCAAAACAGCTACTGATTTTGAGCTGCGGTGGTTCACACCCGAAATAGAAATGGACCTGTGCGGCCATGCTACCCTGGCCACCGCACATGTACTCTTTCATCATATAGGCGTTCCCGGTAACAATATTACCTTCTCCAGCAACAGCGGCGTGTTGCCCGTCAGTAAAAAGGGCGCTATCCTCACACTGGACTTTCCCTCCCGGCCACCCGAGCCGGCGACCCTGCCGTCCGTTTTCCTGGAAGGCCTGGGGGTTACGCCCACGGCCGTATTTAAATCGCGGGATTACGTGGTGTTATATGAGCACGAAAGCATTATCCGGCAACTGCAGCCCAACCCGGCCCTTATTCATCAGCTGAATATAGATCCCGGCGGCATTGTCGTAACCGCTCCGGGTGAAAGCGTGGATTTTGTATCCCGGTTCTTTACCCCGCAGGCCAGTATTTTTGAAGATCCGGTAACCGGTTCAGCCCATTGCTCCCTCATTCCATTCTGGAGCAAACGCCTTAATAAAACGACGCTGACCGCCCAACAGTTGTCTGCCAGAATCGGGGAATTGTATTGCACCGATCAGGGAGACAGAGTGCTGATTGGCGGCGCCTGTAAAACCTATCTGGTTGGTAAAATTTTCGTACCCACGCATCACTTTGCAGGATAA
- a CDS encoding TetR/AcrR family transcriptional regulator — protein sequence MSGRPKIFDEAAVIDKAIALFWTQGYEGTSTDALLEAMGIGKGSFYLAFKGGKKELFEKALLQFSRRELTMLREILTASKDPIATLRNFFLDIAASPKKTHLKGCFMGNTIAELSSLDPSLTKQAAQLLKDLEALFLEVIRKAVENKQLKTQQDPVVLARYLLNLWNGLGITRRMYPDQKTLTDLIALQLTLLH from the coding sequence ATGTCAGGCAGGCCTAAAATATTTGATGAAGCAGCAGTGATCGACAAAGCCATCGCGCTATTCTGGACACAAGGGTATGAAGGCACCAGTACCGATGCATTACTCGAAGCCATGGGCATCGGGAAGGGGAGCTTTTATCTTGCATTCAAAGGCGGTAAAAAGGAATTGTTTGAAAAAGCGCTGCTTCAATTCAGCCGCCGGGAGCTGACGATGTTACGGGAAATACTGACTGCCAGTAAAGACCCCATAGCAACTCTCCGGAATTTCTTCCTGGATATTGCGGCCTCTCCTAAAAAAACACATTTGAAAGGCTGCTTCATGGGCAATACCATCGCTGAATTATCCAGCCTTGATCCATCGCTCACCAAACAGGCTGCTCAACTGCTCAAAGACCTGGAAGCCCTTTTCCTGGAAGTCATCCGGAAAGCTGTGGAGAACAAACAACTGAAAACCCAGCAAGACCCGGTAGTGCTGGCCCGCTACCTGCTCAACCTGTGGAATGGCCTGGGCATCACCCGTCGTATGTATCCCGATCAGAAAACACTGACCGACCTCATAGCACTGCAACTGACCCTGTTGCATTAA
- a CDS encoding ABC transporter ATP-binding protein, whose amino-acid sequence MNYNLNKLTEQDEVATTSTYTALKNLMQLVSNEKTNMIVALVAILLNSVFNLVAPLLIGYTIDTYIVHKQYQGVLLFSGILAVIYLLALGTSYLHTKLMGEVGQRTLFNVRNTVFNKIQQLPIAFFNQNQAGDLISRVNNDTEKLNMFFSQALMQFVGSVFMIAGAGVFLLIINPRLGLAGLIPALLILFFTKVFSPWVKKKNAESMKVMGGLSAEIQESLHNFKVIIAFNRRDYFRKRFEEVNEKTYRAAIWADLANTLFVPFYTWCGSVAQLIVLGYGIYLISTTAFSIGLLVSYLSYIVLFYNPLRHVAALWANFQMSMAGWERISEILALESNLVQIPAATAATGEAVVEFRDVHFGYPGGTEILHNISFELEKGKTYALVGPTGGGKTTTASLIARLYDPTSGTVLLNGKDIRTYSDAARTAQIGFILQEPFLFSGTVKDNILYGNEQYVNHTDEELIAVIQSANLEKLVNVFENGLETPVSGNDSMSLGQKQLIAFIRAVLRQPALLILDEATANIDTVTEQVLEDILAHLPATTTRVIIAHRLNTIENADEIYFVNSGEITRAGSFQNAIDKLLHGIRTS is encoded by the coding sequence ATGAACTACAATCTTAATAAACTGACGGAACAGGATGAAGTAGCCACCACGTCGACCTATACGGCGTTGAAGAATCTGATGCAGCTGGTCTCGAATGAAAAGACCAATATGATCGTAGCCCTGGTGGCCATCCTGCTGAACTCTGTTTTCAACCTCGTAGCGCCTTTACTGATAGGCTATACCATTGATACTTACATTGTACATAAACAATATCAGGGCGTACTGCTGTTTTCCGGCATCCTGGCGGTTATATACCTCCTTGCGCTGGGCACCAGCTACCTGCACACCAAACTAATGGGTGAAGTAGGTCAGCGTACATTGTTTAATGTACGGAATACCGTGTTTAACAAGATACAACAGCTGCCCATTGCGTTCTTTAACCAGAACCAGGCCGGCGACCTCATTTCCCGGGTCAACAACGATACCGAGAAACTGAATATGTTTTTCTCCCAGGCGCTGATGCAATTCGTTGGCAGCGTCTTCATGATAGCCGGCGCCGGTGTCTTCCTCCTGATCATCAATCCCCGCCTGGGATTGGCCGGTCTGATACCCGCCCTGCTGATCCTCTTCTTCACTAAAGTATTCTCCCCCTGGGTAAAAAAGAAGAATGCGGAAAGCATGAAAGTGATGGGCGGACTAAGTGCAGAAATCCAGGAGAGCCTGCACAACTTTAAGGTGATCATTGCTTTCAACCGGCGCGATTACTTCCGGAAACGTTTCGAGGAAGTAAACGAAAAGACCTATCGTGCGGCCATCTGGGCAGATCTGGCCAATACCCTGTTCGTACCCTTTTATACCTGGTGCGGCAGTGTGGCGCAACTCATCGTGCTCGGCTATGGTATCTACCTCATTTCCACTACGGCGTTCAGCATCGGCTTACTGGTGAGTTACCTCTCCTACATTGTACTGTTCTATAACCCGCTGCGGCATGTAGCTGCCTTATGGGCCAACTTCCAGATGTCGATGGCAGGCTGGGAAAGGATCTCGGAAATCCTGGCACTGGAAAGCAACCTGGTACAGATACCTGCTGCCACCGCTGCTACCGGCGAGGCTGTGGTGGAGTTCCGCGACGTACACTTTGGTTATCCCGGCGGCACCGAAATCCTGCATAATATCAGCTTTGAACTGGAGAAAGGAAAAACCTACGCCCTTGTAGGCCCTACCGGTGGCGGTAAAACCACCACGGCCTCCCTCATTGCCCGGCTATACGATCCGACCAGCGGTACGGTACTGCTCAATGGTAAAGACATCCGTACCTACAGCGATGCAGCACGCACCGCACAGATCGGATTTATTCTCCAGGAGCCGTTCCTCTTTTCCGGTACCGTGAAAGACAACATTCTTTATGGCAATGAACAGTATGTCAACCACACCGATGAAGAGCTGATTGCTGTTATCCAAAGCGCCAACCTGGAAAAACTGGTGAACGTGTTTGAAAATGGCCTGGAAACACCGGTATCGGGCAACGACAGCATGAGCCTCGGGCAGAAACAGCTGATTGCCTTTATACGGGCCGTATTGCGCCAACCCGCGCTCCTCATCCTGGATGAAGCTACCGCCAATATCGATACCGTTACCGAACAAGTGCTGGAAGACATCCTGGCACACTTACCCGCTACCACTACCCGGGTGATTATTGCGCACAGGCTGAATACCATTGAAAATGCAGATGAGATCTATTTTGTGAACTCCGGTGAAATTACCCGCGCCGGCTCGTTCCAGAATGCGATTGATAAGTTGCTGCATGGTATCAGAACCAGCTAA
- a CDS encoding ABC transporter ATP-binding protein, translated as MKQQTGNPSPPPAKPPGMLSLLRPYLGLVTLLIVFTLISNGLNLWIPKLIGEAIDSFNRGQFAYRPVIIAFTAAIFVILLFTYLQNIIQTYVSELVAKNIRSKISEKIASQSHAWVEQANPSRLLSNLTGDVEAIKMFVSQAIVLIISSIFTVIGACVLLLVLNWKLALAILIILPIIGVTFSIVLGKVQVLFLKSREVVDRLNRVINESILGSALIRVLHSQHLEYHKFLEANTEARNIGVAIVRLFAALVPAITFLASVAALTILVLGGHLVIDGQMTLGDYAAFDNYMALLIYPIVVIGFMSNLIAQANASYQRIREVLNMPDLPDTGDLIAPLRGDITFEDISVKYTERAVLNNLSFSLKAGTKTAVIGPTAAGKTQLLYLLTGLAKPTTGTVSIDGHPADAYNRENFYKQVGFVFQDSIIFNISIRENIAFREAVSEEDLQKAIDTAELTEYIAGLPDKLETLVSERGINLSGGQKQRIMLARALAINPKILLLDDFTARVDTKTERKILANIQANYPDITLLSVTQKISSVTHYDQIILLIEGEMLAYGTHQELINSSPEYIQIFNSQQSTSNYELQS; from the coding sequence ATGAAACAACAAACAGGAAACCCTTCTCCTCCGCCGGCTAAACCGCCAGGCATGTTAAGCCTGCTCCGTCCATACCTTGGTTTGGTAACCTTACTGATCGTATTTACCCTGATCAGTAACGGATTAAACCTATGGATACCCAAACTGATCGGAGAAGCCATCGACAGCTTCAATCGCGGGCAATTTGCCTACCGACCGGTTATCATCGCTTTTACTGCCGCTATTTTTGTCATCCTGCTCTTTACTTATCTCCAGAATATTATCCAAACTTATGTATCTGAGCTGGTAGCCAAAAATATCCGTAGTAAAATATCGGAGAAAATAGCTTCGCAAAGCCATGCCTGGGTGGAACAGGCAAACCCTTCCCGGTTACTGAGCAATCTGACCGGTGATGTGGAAGCCATCAAAATGTTTGTATCCCAGGCCATCGTGCTGATTATATCTTCCATCTTCACGGTGATTGGCGCCTGCGTATTATTATTGGTCCTCAACTGGAAACTGGCCCTCGCCATCCTGATCATCCTGCCAATTATCGGCGTCACCTTTTCCATTGTATTGGGCAAGGTGCAGGTGCTCTTTTTGAAAAGCAGGGAAGTCGTTGATCGCCTGAACCGCGTCATCAATGAAAGTATTCTGGGATCTGCCCTGATACGGGTACTGCACTCCCAGCACCTGGAATACCACAAATTCCTGGAAGCCAATACAGAAGCCCGGAACATCGGGGTCGCCATCGTACGGCTGTTTGCCGCGCTGGTACCGGCTATTACCTTCCTGGCATCCGTGGCGGCGCTCACCATCCTGGTCCTGGGAGGCCACCTGGTGATCGATGGCCAGATGACCCTGGGCGACTATGCTGCCTTCGACAATTACATGGCCCTCCTGATATACCCTATTGTGGTGATCGGGTTTATGAGTAACCTCATTGCCCAGGCCAACGCCTCTTATCAGCGTATCCGGGAAGTGCTCAACATGCCGGATCTGCCGGATACCGGCGACCTGATTGCCCCGCTGCGCGGAGATATCACCTTTGAAGATATCAGTGTAAAGTATACCGAACGCGCGGTGTTGAACAACCTTTCCTTTTCACTCAAAGCCGGTACTAAAACAGCCGTGATAGGCCCTACGGCTGCCGGTAAAACGCAACTGCTGTACCTCCTCACCGGCCTGGCCAAACCTACTACCGGCACCGTAAGCATCGACGGTCATCCTGCAGATGCCTACAACCGGGAAAACTTCTACAAACAGGTAGGATTTGTATTCCAGGATAGCATCATCTTCAATATCAGTATCCGGGAAAACATTGCTTTCCGGGAAGCTGTTTCGGAAGAAGATCTTCAAAAAGCCATTGACACGGCAGAACTGACGGAATACATCGCCGGGTTGCCGGATAAGCTGGAAACCCTCGTATCTGAAAGAGGGATCAATCTTTCCGGCGGCCAGAAACAACGTATCATGCTGGCCCGGGCACTGGCCATCAATCCGAAAATCCTGTTGCTGGACGACTTTACGGCCAGGGTGGATACCAAAACCGAAAGGAAGATTCTCGCCAACATACAGGCGAATTATCCCGACATCACCCTCCTCTCTGTCACCCAGAAAATTTCCTCGGTGACGCACTACGATCAGATTATTCTGCTCATAGAAGGAGAAATGCTCGCCTACGGTACCCACCAGGAGCTGATCAATTCCAGTCCTGAGTACATCCAGATATTTAACTCGCAACAAAGCACCAGCAACTATGAACTACAATCTTAA
- a CDS encoding helix-turn-helix transcriptional regulator: MINEVAENEKAIRILKTRGPLPLQEIAADLKITTEGARFQLLKLANEGLVQATTVAKGRGRPQQIWSLTAAGNARFPDRHQELSLKLLQSMREILGAEGFRTVLEANEKAGVRQYSQEMSDAADLESKVRALTDIRNREGYMAEYTKTPEGFLLVENHCPIYVAAKDCNGLCGSELAIFQAVLGAAVTVTRAEHILSGSRRCAYLIQPQE; encoded by the coding sequence ATGATTAATGAAGTAGCTGAAAATGAAAAAGCCATCCGGATACTCAAAACAAGGGGACCTTTACCCTTGCAGGAGATTGCGGCCGATCTGAAAATTACGACAGAGGGGGCGCGTTTTCAGTTGCTGAAACTGGCGAATGAGGGATTGGTGCAGGCTACCACGGTAGCCAAAGGAAGGGGGCGCCCGCAGCAGATCTGGTCACTGACAGCCGCCGGCAACGCACGTTTCCCGGACCGGCACCAGGAACTGTCCCTGAAATTGCTGCAAAGTATGCGGGAGATCCTGGGGGCGGAAGGCTTTCGTACCGTCCTGGAGGCCAATGAAAAAGCGGGTGTCCGGCAGTATAGCCAGGAAATGAGCGATGCTGCAGACCTGGAAAGTAAAGTCCGGGCTTTAACAGATATCCGTAACCGGGAAGGCTATATGGCCGAATACACGAAAACACCCGAAGGTTTTCTACTGGTAGAAAATCATTGCCCCATATATGTTGCTGCAAAAGATTGTAATGGTTTATGCGGGTCGGAACTCGCCATCTTCCAGGCAGTATTGGGGGCAGCGGTAACGGTTACACGCGCGGAACATATTTTATCCGGCAGCCGGCGCTGTGCCTATCTTATTCAACCGCAGGAATAA
- a CDS encoding SDR family NAD(P)-dependent oxidoreductase, with the protein METNSKIALITGGSRGLGKNMALHLAEKGHDVIITYNSNKAAADEVLAAIRERGQQGAAFRLDVADSHAHAAFFKEVAAWLTAERGVARFDFLINNAGTDARGSIAETSMEAFDGLMNIHFKGVFFLTQQALPYLADNGRIINLSSGLARFVIPGYAAYGAMKGAVEVFTRYLAKEVGVRGITANVVAPGIIRTDLTRDTFEHAPEVIQHITSNTALGRTGVPEDIGGIVTFLCSEEARWITAQRIEASGGMFL; encoded by the coding sequence ATGGAAACAAACAGTAAAATAGCATTGATAACCGGCGGTAGCCGTGGATTAGGCAAGAACATGGCATTGCACCTGGCAGAAAAAGGGCATGATGTGATTATCACCTATAATAGTAATAAAGCAGCTGCAGACGAAGTGCTGGCAGCCATCCGGGAGCGCGGACAACAGGGGGCAGCCTTCCGGCTGGATGTAGCAGACAGCCACGCGCATGCGGCCTTTTTTAAAGAAGTGGCGGCCTGGCTGACCGCCGAAAGAGGCGTGGCCCGGTTTGACTTTCTCATCAACAACGCCGGTACAGACGCGAGAGGAAGTATTGCGGAAACCAGCATGGAGGCTTTCGATGGACTGATGAACATTCATTTCAAAGGGGTGTTTTTTCTCACCCAGCAGGCATTACCCTACCTGGCAGACAATGGTCGTATCATTAATCTCTCCAGCGGGCTGGCACGGTTTGTCATACCCGGATATGCCGCTTATGGCGCCATGAAAGGCGCGGTGGAAGTATTTACCCGCTACCTCGCCAAAGAAGTGGGCGTGAGAGGAATTACCGCCAATGTAGTCGCACCGGGGATTATCCGTACAGACTTAACCAGGGATACGTTCGAACATGCGCCCGAAGTCATTCAACATATCACCAGCAACACCGCATTGGGCAGAACGGGTGTACCGGAAGATATTGGTGGCATCGTAACTTTCCTGTGCTCCGAAGAGGCCCGCTGGATCACGGCCCAGCGCATTGAAGCATCCGGCGGTATGTTCCTGTAA
- a CDS encoding DUF1349 domain-containing protein, which yields MQMEWYNEPRRWAGDHRQLQVTVEPDTDYWRVTHYNFIRDSGPFCFTTVSGDFEANVKISGAWQELYHQAGLMIRTDAANWIKTGIEYVDGVQQVSAVVTREVSDWSVVPRQDNPAAIWIKLLRKGDYVQISYSFDQAHFALLRLAYFTPQVSVQIGLVAAAPGSLPFEALFEDFTVVPVS from the coding sequence ATGCAGATGGAATGGTATAATGAACCCCGGCGCTGGGCTGGCGATCACCGGCAATTACAGGTAACCGTAGAACCGGATACCGATTATTGGCGCGTTACGCATTACAACTTTATCCGCGACTCCGGACCTTTTTGTTTTACGACCGTCAGTGGTGATTTTGAAGCCAATGTAAAAATCAGCGGCGCCTGGCAGGAGCTGTATCACCAGGCAGGCCTGATGATCCGGACAGACGCCGCCAATTGGATCAAAACCGGTATCGAATATGTAGATGGCGTACAACAGGTAAGTGCCGTTGTCACCCGGGAAGTGTCTGACTGGTCGGTAGTACCCCGGCAGGATAATCCGGCCGCCATCTGGATTAAGCTATTGCGGAAAGGTGATTATGTACAGATCTCCTATTCATTTGACCAGGCACACTTTGCATTATTACGGCTGGCTTATTTTACGCCGCAGGTAAGTGTACAGATAGGCCTGGTGGCCGCAGCTCCCGGCAGTCTGCCTTTTGAGGCTTTATTTGAAGATTTCACCGTAGTCCCGGTATCCTGA
- a CDS encoding MFS transporter encodes MLLTIETKRTYRIAAGIYFFIAGLTYSSWACRIHDLKAFFGLNNASLGSVLFALPVGLLLSLPVSGWLVTRAGSRKVLIAAGLLFPFFLCMIGLATQLWQLVGILFCFGFLNNVLEIAMNTQAVGIETLYQRSVMASFHGLWSLAGFAGVAAGTLAIGLKWPIWQHFGLIALLCWLLVFSSWKYLLPADEVQESPPLFAKPDGYLLRLGLIAFASLVTEGTMFDWSGVYFQKVVAVPEIFTTVGYIAFMATMAGGRFTADKLVTRLGTRRVLQYSGMTSTTGLLLAVCFPGMYTATLGFLLVGIGVSAVVPLVLALAGKSATLPPGVAIAAVSTVGFLGFLIGPPLIGFIAETTNLRWSFALIALLSFGTTLLAGGVDKATKRH; translated from the coding sequence ATGTTGTTAACGATCGAAACAAAACGGACTTACCGTATAGCAGCCGGTATTTATTTTTTCATTGCCGGATTAACTTACTCCAGCTGGGCCTGCCGGATTCATGACCTGAAAGCCTTCTTCGGATTGAATAATGCTTCCTTAGGCAGTGTGTTGTTTGCCCTGCCGGTGGGTCTGCTCCTCAGCCTTCCGGTATCGGGATGGCTGGTTACCCGCGCCGGCAGCCGCAAAGTATTGATAGCAGCGGGCCTGCTCTTTCCTTTTTTCCTTTGTATGATCGGGCTGGCAACACAGTTATGGCAGCTGGTTGGTATCCTGTTTTGTTTCGGTTTTTTAAACAACGTACTGGAGATCGCCATGAACACACAGGCCGTTGGTATAGAAACATTGTACCAGCGGTCTGTGATGGCCTCTTTTCATGGTTTATGGAGCCTGGCAGGATTTGCCGGCGTAGCAGCAGGCACCCTTGCCATTGGGCTGAAATGGCCGATATGGCAGCATTTCGGGCTGATTGCCCTGTTGTGCTGGTTGCTCGTTTTCAGCTCCTGGAAATATTTATTGCCGGCAGATGAAGTACAGGAATCGCCACCACTCTTTGCCAAACCGGATGGTTACCTGCTCAGACTGGGCCTGATTGCTTTTGCCAGCCTGGTAACAGAAGGTACAATGTTCGACTGGAGCGGCGTTTATTTTCAGAAAGTAGTAGCGGTACCGGAAATTTTTACCACGGTTGGTTATATTGCCTTTATGGCCACCATGGCCGGCGGGCGTTTTACGGCCGACAAACTGGTAACACGCCTCGGTACCCGGCGGGTGCTGCAATACAGCGGAATGACCAGTACTACCGGCTTATTGCTGGCAGTATGTTTTCCCGGCATGTATACGGCGACCCTGGGGTTTCTGCTGGTCGGCATCGGCGTATCGGCGGTAGTACCGCTGGTACTGGCCCTGGCAGGCAAGTCGGCTACACTCCCGCCGGGAGTAGCTATTGCGGCCGTATCTACGGTGGGTTTCCTGGGCTTTCTGATAGGGCCGCCGTTGATTGGATTCATTGCGGAAACCACCAATCTCCGCTGGTCTTTTGCACTAATAGCCTTGTTGAGTTTTGGCACCACACTCCTGGCAGGAGGTGTTGACAAAGCCACAAAACGACATTAA
- a CDS encoding HAD family hydrolase, whose amino-acid sequence MKYIIFDIDGTLTDTTEIDDHCFTRALSDTFGFQQFETNYGHYENTTDSGIIDQLFRERNGRTYTLAEREAFITHFCVLLEQSYAQDPHHFREIRKAGKILTTLCRQETVSIGLATGGWRQSALFKLQCAGIDITGCAAASFAQDAIARRDIIGHTIRQLNEKNRYEAPLSDIIYVGDGKWDYQATCQLGIGFIGIDNKKIAHLEDIIRLTDYDELFRHIDVAALS is encoded by the coding sequence ATGAAATACATCATCTTCGATATAGATGGTACCCTCACAGATACGACCGAAATAGATGATCATTGTTTTACCCGGGCGCTCTCTGATACGTTCGGTTTTCAACAGTTTGAAACGAATTACGGACATTATGAAAACACCACCGATTCCGGTATCATCGACCAGCTATTCCGTGAACGTAACGGGCGCACCTATACGCTGGCAGAACGGGAAGCATTTATCACCCACTTCTGCGTGCTGCTGGAACAGTCATATGCCCAGGATCCTCACCACTTCCGGGAGATCCGCAAAGCCGGTAAAATCCTGACAACGCTTTGCCGGCAGGAAACCGTGAGTATAGGCTTGGCCACGGGTGGCTGGCGACAGTCTGCCTTATTCAAACTGCAATGCGCCGGTATTGATATCACCGGATGCGCTGCCGCATCTTTCGCACAGGACGCCATTGCGCGCCGCGATATCATCGGGCATACCATCCGGCAGCTCAATGAAAAAAACCGGTATGAAGCGCCTTTATCGGACATCATATATGTTGGCGACGGCAAATGGGACTACCAGGCTACCTGTCAGCTGGGTATCGGTTTCATTGGTATCGACAATAAAAAAATTGCACACCTGGAAGATATTATCCGGCTGACAGATTATGATGAACTATTCCGGCACATTGATGTAGCGGCTTTGTCCTGA